From Chroogloeocystis siderophila 5.2 s.c.1, one genomic window encodes:
- a CDS encoding Gfo/Idh/MocA family protein: MRGFGYSEERLVRVGIVGTGYAAKLRAETFQKDERSQVVAIVGHTPEKTQEFAQTYQAEALTSWVDLVQADIDLVVISNVNKEHGAIATAALQNNKHVVVEYPLALDVTEAENIVTLARDRDKMLHVEHIELLGGLHQALKQNLPTIGEVFYARYATVTPQHPAPHKWTYHKDLFGFPLIAALSRLHRLTDLFGEVASVRCQNRHWGEGEFYQACLCTAQLQFTSGVIADVTYAKGETLWQDERKFEIHGEKGGLIFEGDAGKLVQAEQTTLIEVGSRRGLFAKDTEMVLNHLLTNTDMYVSPTASLYTLKVADAARQSAEIGQAVVIS, from the coding sequence ATGCGTGGGTTTGGTTATTCTGAAGAGCGTTTGGTACGTGTAGGGATTGTTGGTACTGGGTATGCGGCGAAATTGAGGGCGGAAACGTTTCAGAAAGATGAGCGATCGCAAGTTGTTGCCATTGTTGGTCATACACCAGAAAAAACGCAAGAGTTTGCCCAAACCTATCAAGCCGAGGCGTTAACATCTTGGGTGGACTTAGTACAAGCTGACATAGATTTAGTTGTTATATCAAATGTTAATAAAGAACACGGTGCGATCGCAACAGCAGCATTGCAAAATAATAAACACGTAGTAGTAGAATATCCGCTAGCACTCGATGTTACAGAAGCTGAAAATATTGTTACCTTGGCGCGCGATCGAGATAAAATGCTCCACGTTGAGCACATCGAACTACTCGGTGGCTTACACCAAGCGCTAAAGCAGAATTTACCGACAATTGGTGAAGTTTTTTACGCCCGCTACGCGACAGTGACACCTCAACATCCTGCGCCACACAAATGGACGTATCATAAAGACTTATTTGGTTTTCCCCTTATTGCAGCACTTTCGCGCTTACATCGCCTGACAGATTTATTTGGTGAAGTCGCATCAGTTCGTTGTCAAAATCGTCATTGGGGTGAAGGTGAGTTTTATCAAGCTTGTTTGTGTACGGCTCAACTTCAGTTTACGAGTGGTGTCATTGCTGATGTAACCTACGCTAAAGGCGAAACTTTATGGCAAGATGAACGCAAGTTTGAGATTCACGGCGAAAAAGGCGGGTTAATTTTTGAAGGTGATGCTGGTAAGTTAGTGCAAGCAGAACAAACAACATTGATTGAAGTCGGTTCGCGCCGTGGTTTATTTGCTAAAGATACAGAGATGGTGTTAAATCACTTGTTGACAAATACGGATATGTACGTGAGTCCAACTGCGAGTTTGTACACATTGAAAGTTGCAGATGCCGCAAGGCAATCGGCGGAAATAGGGCAAGCAGTAGTTATTTCGTAA